A part of Aquibium oceanicum genomic DNA contains:
- a CDS encoding NAD(P)/FAD-dependent oxidoreductase produces the protein MPGAAGFPPARPLEIAVIGSGISGLSAAWLLSTRHKVTLFEQGPRLGGHSNTVETDGVAVDTGFIVYNEVTYPNLTAMFDHLGVPTAPSDMSFSVSIDGGRLEYSGSGFGGLLAQPANIARPRFWRMLRELLRFYRQAPFDVARIGEISLGDYLDAEGYGSAFREDHLYPMAAAIWSTPAAEICNYPAAAFIRFCENHGLLRLAGRPVWRTVRGGSREYVRRLTERFRGRILLDHGVRSVVRSPGSAEVIDTRGVSRRFDHVVIATHADQALGVLADADAAETRLLGSFEYSRNEAILHSDVGLMPRRKRAWTSWNYLADTTGGTKRLSVTYWMNRLQPLDCEQPLFVTLNPSMEPRPETVKYRQIYEHPVFDAAAMRAQKELWSLQGERNTWFCGAYFGAGFHEDGLQAGLAVAEALGGVRRPWHVADESGRISVVDIPRGPELVAA, from the coding sequence ATGCCCGGTGCCGCCGGTTTCCCCCCAGCACGACCGCTCGAGATCGCCGTCATCGGCAGCGGCATATCGGGCCTGTCGGCGGCTTGGCTCCTTTCGACACGCCACAAGGTCACGCTTTTCGAGCAGGGTCCGCGTCTCGGCGGCCACAGCAATACCGTGGAAACGGACGGTGTGGCGGTCGACACGGGCTTCATCGTCTACAACGAAGTTACCTATCCCAATCTGACCGCGATGTTCGACCATCTCGGAGTGCCCACCGCGCCGTCGGACATGTCCTTTTCCGTCTCCATCGACGGCGGGCGGCTGGAATATTCCGGCAGCGGCTTCGGCGGCCTCCTGGCCCAACCCGCGAACATCGCCCGGCCGCGCTTCTGGCGGATGCTGCGCGAACTGCTGCGGTTCTACCGTCAGGCGCCGTTCGACGTCGCGCGCATCGGCGAGATCAGCCTCGGCGACTATCTCGATGCGGAAGGCTACGGCAGCGCCTTCCGCGAGGACCATCTCTACCCCATGGCCGCCGCGATCTGGTCCACGCCCGCAGCCGAGATCTGCAACTATCCGGCCGCGGCCTTCATCCGGTTCTGCGAGAACCACGGGCTGCTGAGGCTCGCGGGACGCCCGGTCTGGCGAACCGTCAGGGGCGGCAGCCGCGAATACGTAAGGCGTCTGACCGAGCGCTTCCGGGGCCGGATTCTCCTGGACCACGGCGTAAGGTCCGTGGTCAGAAGCCCTGGCTCGGCCGAGGTGATCGACACGCGCGGTGTCAGCCGCCGTTTCGACCATGTCGTGATCGCCACGCACGCCGACCAGGCGCTCGGGGTGCTCGCCGATGCGGACGCAGCCGAGACACGACTGCTCGGCAGTTTCGAATACAGCCGCAACGAGGCCATCCTGCACTCCGATGTCGGCCTGATGCCGCGCCGCAAGCGCGCCTGGACGAGCTGGAACTATCTCGCCGACACCACGGGTGGAACCAAGCGCCTCTCCGTGACGTACTGGATGAACCGACTGCAGCCGCTCGACTGCGAGCAGCCGCTCTTCGTGACGCTCAACCCTTCGATGGAACCCCGGCCGGAAACCGTGAAGTATCGCCAGATTTACGAGCACCCGGTCTTCGACGCCGCCGCCATGCGCGCGCAGAAAGAGCTGTGGTCCCTCCAGGGCGAGCGCAACACCTGGTTCTGCGGCGCCTATTTCGGCGCCGGTTTTCATGAGGACGGGCTTCAGGCGGGCCTTGCCGTGGCCGAGGCGCTGGGCGGCGTGCGCAGGCCTTGGCATGTCGCCGACGAATCCGGGCGCATCTCGGTCGTCGACATCCCGCGCGGCCCGGAACTGGTGGCGGCCTGA
- a CDS encoding sigma-70 family RNA polymerase sigma factor yields MTGKARTVLSADDARRLVAAVAIERDRAAFAQLFSHYGPRLKAFMMRGGLSASAAEELAQETMLLVWRKAGYFNAERGGVSTWIFTIARNLRIDRLRREKRPRANTELFDPSDEPDGPATGEAVLMAVQREERVRAALDLLSDEQAEVLRLSFFGDKPQSEIASELGIPLGTVKSRVRLALGRLRHILDDLK; encoded by the coding sequence ATGACGGGAAAGGCAAGGACAGTCCTTTCGGCGGACGATGCCCGGCGGCTCGTCGCCGCGGTCGCCATCGAGCGGGACCGTGCCGCATTCGCGCAGCTGTTCAGCCACTACGGGCCGCGGTTGAAGGCATTCATGATGCGCGGGGGGCTTTCCGCGTCCGCCGCCGAGGAACTCGCCCAGGAGACGATGCTGCTGGTCTGGCGGAAGGCCGGATACTTCAACGCTGAGCGTGGCGGCGTCTCGACCTGGATCTTCACCATTGCGCGAAACCTGCGGATCGATCGGCTGAGGCGCGAGAAGCGGCCGCGGGCGAACACGGAACTGTTCGATCCTTCCGACGAACCCGATGGGCCGGCGACGGGAGAAGCCGTTCTGATGGCGGTGCAGCGGGAGGAACGGGTGCGGGCCGCGCTCGACCTCCTGTCCGACGAGCAGGCGGAGGTCCTGCGGCTCTCCTTCTTCGGCGACAAGCCGCAATCCGAAATTGCCAGCGAACTCGGAATTCCGCTCGGCACCGTAAAATCGCGCGTGAGGCTGGCGCTCGGCCGCCTGCGCCACATTCTGGACGACCTGAAATGA
- a CDS encoding ChrR family anti-sigma-E factor, protein MTINHHPSDETLLRYASGTLDAGPRLVVAVHVGGCRVCAERVLQFEAIGGEMLDDIEPVEMSADALDRALARIEVTPEQEPSAPAGTKRRRADVGIRLPEVLDGCEVGRWWWIGPGLRWSRVTLPDDPGANVMLLKIGAGRKLPEHTHTGREYTQVLTGSFADARGRYVPGDLDEADSEVEHQPVVDSKAECICIAALEGNMRLRGFFGRMIQPLIDG, encoded by the coding sequence ATGACGATCAATCACCATCCGAGCGACGAGACTTTGCTCCGCTACGCGAGCGGCACGCTCGATGCGGGACCGCGCCTCGTCGTGGCCGTCCATGTCGGCGGATGCCGCGTCTGCGCGGAGCGCGTGCTCCAGTTCGAGGCGATCGGCGGAGAGATGCTCGACGACATCGAGCCTGTGGAGATGAGCGCCGACGCTCTGGATCGCGCGCTGGCCAGGATCGAGGTGACGCCCGAGCAAGAGCCTTCCGCGCCGGCCGGGACGAAGCGCCGCCGCGCGGATGTCGGCATCCGGCTGCCGGAGGTTCTCGACGGTTGCGAGGTGGGGCGCTGGTGGTGGATCGGTCCCGGCCTGCGCTGGAGCCGCGTGACGCTGCCCGACGATCCGGGGGCGAACGTGATGCTGCTCAAGATCGGCGCGGGACGCAAGCTGCCGGAGCATACCCATACGGGACGTGAGTACACCCAGGTCCTGACGGGTTCCTTCGCCGACGCGCGAGGGCGCTACGTGCCGGGTGACCTGGATGAAGCCGATTCGGAGGTGGAGCACCAGCCGGTGGTCGATTCGAAGGCGGAGTGCATCTGCATAGCGGCGCTGGAAGGAAACATGCGCCTGCGCGGCTTCTTCGGCCGGATGATACAGCCACTGATCGACGGCTGA
- a CDS encoding DUF1295 domain-containing protein — protein MTLALAIFGLAVALSAIMTGAWWIALRSGKSGWIDAIWSASVGVCGALAAILSLDGDVPSARQLLVAGMALAWSLRLASHIASRTAASDKDDPRYAQLKQEWGESARSRLFWFLQIQAAAGFALVVSIMAAAHYPAPGLGLRDLLGAAILLAAVLGEAVADRQLSAFRSDPANKGKTCDVGLWGLSRHPNYFFEWLGWLAYPAIALDLTGGYAWGWASLAGPVLMYWLLVHASGIPPLEEHMLRSRGEAFRRYQARVNAFWPGPAKPASD, from the coding sequence ATGACGCTCGCACTTGCCATCTTCGGGCTCGCGGTCGCGCTTTCCGCGATCATGACGGGCGCCTGGTGGATCGCCCTGAGAAGCGGCAAGTCCGGATGGATCGACGCGATCTGGTCCGCATCCGTCGGCGTGTGCGGCGCCCTGGCCGCAATCCTTTCCCTCGATGGAGACGTGCCGAGCGCGCGACAGCTTCTCGTAGCCGGCATGGCGCTCGCCTGGTCGCTGCGTCTGGCCTCCCATATCGCCTCGCGGACCGCCGCGAGCGACAAGGACGATCCGCGCTACGCCCAGCTCAAGCAGGAGTGGGGTGAATCGGCCCGCAGCCGGCTCTTCTGGTTTCTCCAGATCCAGGCGGCGGCCGGTTTCGCGCTCGTCGTCTCGATCATGGCCGCCGCGCACTACCCGGCGCCCGGGCTTGGCCTACGCGACCTGTTGGGCGCGGCGATCCTTCTCGCCGCGGTGCTCGGCGAGGCGGTGGCCGACCGGCAGCTCAGCGCCTTCCGGTCAGATCCGGCCAACAAGGGCAAGACCTGCGACGTCGGGCTCTGGGGACTGTCGCGCCATCCGAACTATTTCTTCGAGTGGCTCGGCTGGCTTGCCTATCCTGCCATCGCGCTGGATCTAACGGGCGGCTATGCTTGGGGGTGGGCATCGCTCGCCGGTCCGGTCCTGATGTACTGGCTGCTCGTCCACGCCTCCGGCATCCCGCCGCTGGAGGAGCACATGCTGCGGTCGCGCGGCGAGGCCTTTCGCCGCTACCAAGCGCGTGTGAATGCCTTCTGGCCCGGTCCGGCGAAACCGGCTTCGGATTGA
- a CDS encoding DUF2177 family protein encodes MTRYAVAYVATFIIFLGIDAVWLSTMSQRLYRQYLGDVLAENFSPVPAVVFYLLYVVGMIIFALSPAFATGKWTTAALYGALFGFFAYATYDLTSHATIRGWPAIITVVDIAWGTLVTSVSAALAFIVVQYFYPQT; translated from the coding sequence ATGACGAGATACGCGGTCGCCTACGTGGCAACCTTCATCATTTTCCTCGGCATCGACGCCGTGTGGCTGTCGACCATGTCGCAGCGCCTCTACCGTCAGTATCTCGGAGACGTACTGGCCGAGAATTTCAGTCCCGTGCCGGCGGTCGTGTTCTATCTGCTTTATGTCGTCGGCATGATCATCTTCGCCCTGTCGCCCGCCTTTGCCACCGGCAAATGGACGACGGCAGCGCTCTACGGCGCGCTGTTCGGCTTCTTCGCCTATGCGACCTACGACCTGACCAGCCATGCGACGATCCGCGGCTGGCCGGCGATCATCACCGTGGTCGACATCGCCTGGGGTACGCTGGTCACGTCGGTCTCGGCGGCACTCGCCTTCATCGTGGTCCAGTATTTCTATCCGCAGACCTGA
- a CDS encoding cryptochrome/photolyase family protein: MSIGPVASPVIVLFRRDLRIRDNGALAAAADSDRPVLPIFILDEESEGVRPIGAASRWWLHHSLHGLQKALNKAGAGLVLKRGRTADVVEEAIKVSGADTVLWNRRYDPAEAAIDAALKTSLRDKELVARSFDGALMHEPSLLQTGSGGFYKVYTPFSKALESSVEPRDPIDPPSSVKGWKGQLEGLALDELELLPTKPDWSGGLQESWTPGEDGARRRLREFVEDDLSDYERSRDIPGKAGTSGLSPHLTFGEITPFQILAALKKFHGAGAAKFRKELAWREFSYHLLFHNPHLRERAFRPEYEAFEWHRDAKALKAWQRGLSGYPIVDAGMRQLWHTGWMHNRVRMIAASFLIKDLLIDWRDGEQWFWDTLVDADPANNPASWQWVAGSGADAAPYFRIFNPVLQGERFDPGGDYVRRWVPEIAKLPDRFVQKPWEASAAVLKDAGVTLGETYPSPIVDHHAARDRAMEAYRAVRSDDTQQPQARKRKAS, encoded by the coding sequence GTGAGCATCGGACCCGTGGCTTCTCCCGTCATCGTTCTGTTCCGGCGCGACCTTCGCATCCGCGACAACGGCGCGCTTGCCGCCGCCGCCGACAGCGACCGCCCCGTGCTCCCGATCTTCATTCTGGACGAGGAAAGCGAAGGCGTTCGACCCATCGGCGCGGCGAGCCGATGGTGGCTGCACCATTCGCTGCATGGCTTGCAGAAGGCACTGAACAAGGCCGGCGCCGGACTGGTCCTGAAACGTGGCCGGACGGCCGACGTCGTTGAAGAGGCGATCAAGGTCAGCGGTGCCGACACGGTCCTGTGGAACCGCCGCTACGATCCGGCGGAAGCGGCCATCGACGCGGCCCTCAAGACGAGCCTGCGCGATAAGGAACTCGTGGCACGAAGCTTCGACGGCGCGCTGATGCACGAGCCGTCCCTGCTCCAGACCGGATCTGGCGGTTTCTACAAGGTCTACACCCCCTTCTCGAAAGCGCTGGAGAGCAGCGTGGAGCCCCGCGACCCGATCGACCCGCCCTCTTCGGTCAAGGGCTGGAAAGGTCAGCTGGAAGGCTTGGCGCTCGATGAACTCGAACTCCTGCCCACGAAGCCCGACTGGTCCGGCGGCCTGCAGGAAAGCTGGACTCCCGGCGAGGACGGCGCCCGACGCCGCCTCCGGGAGTTCGTCGAGGACGATCTGTCGGATTACGAACGCAGCCGCGACATCCCGGGCAAGGCCGGAACCTCCGGTCTCTCGCCGCATCTGACCTTTGGCGAGATCACCCCGTTCCAGATCCTCGCCGCGCTGAAGAAGTTCCATGGCGCCGGCGCGGCGAAATTCCGCAAGGAACTCGCCTGGCGTGAATTCTCCTACCATCTCCTGTTCCACAACCCGCATCTGCGCGAGCGGGCATTCCGGCCCGAGTACGAAGCGTTCGAGTGGCACCGCGACGCGAAGGCGCTGAAAGCGTGGCAGCGGGGCCTCAGCGGCTATCCGATCGTCGATGCCGGGATGCGCCAGCTGTGGCACACGGGATGGATGCACAACCGCGTACGCATGATCGCGGCCTCCTTCCTGATCAAGGATCTCCTGATCGACTGGCGCGACGGGGAACAGTGGTTCTGGGACACGCTCGTCGACGCCGACCCGGCCAACAATCCCGCCAGCTGGCAGTGGGTCGCGGGCAGCGGCGCCGACGCCGCCCCCTATTTCCGCATCTTCAATCCCGTTCTCCAAGGCGAACGGTTCGATCCGGGCGGCGACTACGTCCGCCGCTGGGTGCCCGAAATCGCCAAACTTCCCGACCGCTTCGTCCAGAAGCCCTGGGAGGCGTCCGCCGCGGTGCTGAAGGACGCGGGCGTGACGCTCGGCGAGACCTATCCGTCGCCGATCGTGGATCACCACGCCGCCCGCGACCGGGCCATGGAAGCCTACCGGGCCGTACGGTCCGACGACACGCAACAACCACAAGCCAGGAAGAGGAAGGCATCATGA
- a CDS encoding DUF1127 domain-containing protein — MNLVRNYRNWRRYRDTVNELSRLSNRELSDLGIARGDISFVARKSI, encoded by the coding sequence ATGAACCTTGTCCGCAACTACCGCAACTGGCGCCGCTATCGCGACACCGTGAACGAGCTGAGCCGCCTTTCGAACCGCGAACTGAGCGATCTGGGGATTGCCCGCGGAGACATTTCCTTCGTCGCTCGCAAGTCGATCTGA
- a CDS encoding DUF2157 domain-containing protein — translation MMASYGSRVRQDISRWLAEGLIDAPTAQALRNDVEGRTSRGFSFGGVLAVLAALLLGAAILIFVAANWSAFPRVTRAGLLFALILAGYAGGALLKLAGRVSAGEAAFLIGGAAFGGSIALIGQMYHLSGDEAQALLVWCAGVTVAAVILRSAASTVAAVVIAAAWLWAQTWDFWSAADVPNEYLLVLAVLWVVSLWTGARAGRHLLVLSLIMYASLAYLRTEQLAIPILTALVSAAFFVAASVRPDGVERLLRLGGGAPIHGLLGFVAGMSFVQFAVMDQPAFMLAALITFGGSVGALVLGGRESRRLRWLAYTVFGIELCIVYLATVGTMLGTAGFLIATGLLLAVLAMVITRFERRMKAPVQGGAA, via the coding sequence ATGATGGCTTCATACGGTTCCAGGGTCAGGCAGGACATCTCGCGTTGGCTTGCCGAGGGACTCATCGATGCACCGACCGCGCAGGCTCTACGCAACGACGTCGAGGGCCGGACGTCACGCGGCTTCAGTTTCGGCGGCGTCCTGGCGGTGCTCGCCGCGCTGCTCCTGGGAGCAGCGATCCTGATCTTCGTGGCGGCGAACTGGTCCGCGTTTCCGCGCGTCACCCGGGCCGGCCTGCTGTTTGCACTCATCCTGGCCGGTTATGCCGGCGGCGCTCTTCTCAAACTGGCCGGCAGGGTCTCAGCCGGCGAGGCGGCTTTTCTGATCGGCGGCGCGGCCTTCGGCGGTTCGATCGCGCTCATCGGGCAGATGTACCATCTTTCGGGAGATGAGGCGCAGGCGCTGCTCGTCTGGTGCGCGGGTGTGACGGTAGCGGCGGTGATCCTGCGCTCGGCGGCGTCGACGGTGGCGGCGGTGGTCATTGCGGCCGCCTGGCTGTGGGCGCAGACGTGGGATTTCTGGAGCGCCGCGGACGTGCCGAACGAATACCTGCTCGTGCTGGCCGTGCTGTGGGTGGTTTCCCTGTGGACCGGCGCCCGCGCGGGGCGGCACCTGCTCGTGCTGTCGCTCATTATGTATGCGTCACTGGCCTATCTGCGCACCGAGCAGCTGGCGATCCCGATCCTGACGGCGCTCGTGTCGGCCGCATTCTTCGTCGCGGCGAGCGTCCGGCCGGATGGCGTCGAGCGTCTCCTTCGCCTCGGCGGGGGCGCGCCGATTCACGGGCTGCTGGGCTTCGTGGCGGGCATGTCCTTCGTGCAGTTCGCGGTGATGGACCAGCCGGCTTTCATGCTCGCCGCGCTGATCACTTTCGGCGGCAGCGTGGGCGCACTGGTGCTGGGCGGCCGCGAGAGCCGCAGGCTGCGGTGGCTCGCCTATACGGTGTTCGGCATCGAACTGTGCATCGTCTACCTGGCGACGGTCGGCACCATGCTCGGGACCGCGGGGTTCCTGATCGCCACGGGTCTGCTGCTCGCCGTCCTCGCCATGGTCATCACGCGGTTCGAGCGGCGGATGAAGGCCCCGGTGCAGGGAGGCGCGGCATGA